The sequence AAAATGGCATTTAATTTTCCCTCATCTATTTTATTAAGCAATCTTTTGAAAACTTCACTTGTAGCCAATCCACTTGATGGTAATTCCTTTTCAGATAGGTCTAATTGTCTGCCTAAACTTACCAATAATCCATAAAGGGTTGTTTCATCTTTGGAGTTTGAATATACTAATTTAATTGGAAAATTAGATTTTTCAACTCTTTCTTGAATTTTTGAGAGTACTTTTTTAACTACAAGTGTTTTTCCGGTTCCTGGTTTTCCATAAACCAAAAGATTAGACGGTCTGGATTGTTTTAGAATTGGTAATAATGATTGGGTAACTTTTTCTTGTTCAGAATTTCTATGAAGAATAGTATTTGGAATGTAGGTAAAATGCAAAATATCCCTATTTTTGATAATTGATTTTCCCGATTCCGCTGCATCAAGCATTCTATCTATAGGATCAGACACACTCACACACCTTCATTTCCATTCAATACTAACATAATGATATCTAAATTAAGAGAGTATAGAATAGAATAGTAATTGTAGTTTAGTTCGTAATTAATTATTTTTAGTTAGTTTTAGATTTTCTTAAAAAAAAATAAATTTTAAAAAAATAGAGTGGAAATATCGGTGTGTGGGTTAATCCTAAAAAAGAGTTAACAGTTTTGTTAATGAGTTGTTAAGAGAAACCCAAAAAACACCATTTTGACCCCTTTATTTCCACTCCAGGCGTTAAGATAGGTGTTAACAATGTGAATATCGTCAAAATACCCCTTTATTTCCACTCCAGGCATAAAAATAACCATAAAATTGGTTATGTTGTTAGATAGTTGTTAATAACAAAAAATAGGCTAGGCGTGACCTAGGCAGTCAACGTTAACAAACTAATTAGTTAACAAATATTCTGGGATCTGTTGAACTGTTAATTATTATTCCAATAAATCTCTAAGATGACAAACAAACGAATTCGTATTGGTATGGAAGATTCAGATGGCGCAAAATATGATATTAAATTAGAAGGTAATGTGACTAGAGAAAAAGTTCTCAAAATATTTGAAATGATGGATTTGATGAATATTGAGGAAGAACAATCTGAAACAACAAACATGGATTCTGTAGGTTCAAAAATTTGGCATATTATTGATAAATTCTTCCCTATGGGTAAATTTACATCCACAAACATTCTTGAAAAATATGAAGATGAATTTAATGAACCTATAAAACTTAGTATAATTTCCACTTATTTATCAAGATTCTCTACAAAAGGTAGGGTAAATAGAACTAGAACTGGTCGAGAATGGATTTATCAAACTATTAAAATTGGCCAAAAACATGAATTATTTTCTAAGAAATAGTTACTTTTCTAATCAATAGCCTATCTTTACCAAGAATTACCTTGACGTATTCACCTTTCTGAATATCCATATATTTTCTAAATTGTTTAGGGATTGAAATTGTTCCTGCAGAAGTGATTTTCACTAAAACCTCATTATCTTGTATAGACATAATATGGTTATAATTTAATAATATATATAATTTAATAAATTATATAATTAATATATTATAATAAATTAAGGCTGTTTTGTATGACTAGTAATAAAATATTGTGAAACAAATTCCTAAAAACTTTGAAATATTTTTTAAGCGATAGAATGGCTGGTTTGAACTTCTTCAACCTTTGCTAAACCCTTTTCAGTAATTGAATAAGTATATGGTTTTGATTCTGTATTTCTTTGAACATAACCATCTTCAAATAATTTCTTCATAAGTCTTGATGTGTGTTCTCTGCTTCTCTTTAATGTGATTTGTATATCACGTGATGTCATAGCTTTGTTTGTGATTAGTTGTAACACATAGTTTGTTGGATTTGAATGTTCAACAGATGGAATATTAGGCACGGAAACTGGTTTTTCATGTTCAATTTCAGGAGTAACTTTTTCCTCAACCAATTTCTCTTTTACTTCACTTTTGGCTAATTTTTCTAGAAATTGTTTTAGATCAATATTCGGATCTTCTGATTTTTCCTCAATTCCATGTATTTCTAATGCATCTAGGCGTATTTTCATATCAATTAACTGCCTTTCATAATATTCTAGACGTTCAGATTGTGATGCATCAAATACTTCATTTTTATTTTTAATAAATGGTCGAATTTTATAATAGAGATACAATCCACCTAAACCAACTATGAACGCTAAAATCACACCTAAAATCACTTCAGGTTCAGGAATCTCTACTAACATCACAACTTTAACGCCTATGACGTGATTTATCGTGATTGAACAATATTATTTCACACTTTAGATTAACTAACTCACACACTTTGTCACAATAAAATCAAATAAGTTCAATTCACCATAATCACATATATCACATATTACATGCCTGTCGAATGAGCCTATCTATCACACTTATCACTTCATCCTCTCTTTCTGGGAAAATATCACTATCATTAATCACACTAATCTGTTCAGAGAGTTTGGATATCACATCAATATCATCAGGCAAAAGTATGCCTAAACCACGTAAAAGTATGATTGAATAGAATAATCCAATTAATTTTTCTCTAGATTGCCCAACTTGTCGATAATAGGCTCCTTTAGTTATGGAAAAATCAGATTCTAAAAGATTCTTCTGATTTAAAATAATTTCAATTTGTCTTTCTGTAAATAGAGATTTTTTGATAATTTTACGTATAATGTTGTTAAAATTAGATCCTTCTAATTCTGTCATAGCTATACAAATCTGTATACTGCATTCCAATTAAACTTTAAAGAGCCATCTACAAATTCATTTTATGACTAAAAACAAAGTTGAAACGTTCCTAAAATCAGAATTAAAAAAGAAAAATGCGTTATTGTTTGTATTAATCGATTCAGAAGTATCTAATCTTGATGAATCAGCCAAACTTGCCAAAGATGTTGAAAAGATAGGGGCATCAGCAATCCTGGTTGGTGGTTCCTCAGCTACCGATCAAATTGAGATGGCTCAAGTTGTCAAAGGAATAAAAAAAGGAATTAAAATTCCAATTATTCTGTTTCCTGGAAATGTTACTGGTGTTGTGCCTGATGCAGATGCAATCTTGTTTAGTTCTTTAATGAATTCAGAAAATCCGTACTTTATTACTCAAGCTCAAGCCTTAGGAGCTCCAAGCGTTCTAAAGTTTGGTTTAGAGCCACTTCCTACTGCCTATTTGGTAATAGGAGAAGGGACGTCTGCCTGGTTTATAGGTGCAGCTAGAGGTATTCCATTTGAAAAACCAAAAATTGCTGCTGCATATGCATTAGCTGCTCAATTTCTTGGCATGAGGTTTGTTTATTTGGAAGCAGGCTCAGGAGCAAAATCAAACGTTACTCCTGAGATGGTTAAAACTGTCAGACATGCATTTAATGGGTTTTTGATTGTTGGTGGGGGAATTAAAGATGTCAAAACAGCCGAAAGTTTAGTCAAAGCGGGGGCTGATGCTTTAGTCATTGGAACATTCCTTGAAAAAGGTGGAAGTATCAAAAAACTCCAAGAAATAGCAAAAGTAATTCAAAGAAGCAAATAGGACACATATCATGTCTGAAAATGACGCAATTTCTCGTATTAGTGGAATTAAAATGCCAAATTACTATCTGGATTATTATACTAATCTTTCAACTTACACTTATTCGATTTTTGAACATGCTGCAAAGGCAAAATCTAGCTTGGTTGATTCTTCAGGAATAATTGAACCTAAAATTGCTTTTGATCTTGCAGATCGGGTTGCAAAAATGCACGAAATTGATATTGCTGATCCATTACGAGAACTTTTAAAAATCAATGGAAAAGAACTTTCCGCACTAATCCTTTCAAAAGAAATTGCCTTGGGAAAATACACTCTTCCTGATTCATCCATGGAGGAAAGACTTGATCTAGCAGTTAGAGTTGGTTTAGCAATTGTAACTGAAGGAGTGACTATTGCGCCATTACAAGGTATTAGTGAAGTAAAAATCAAGAAAAACAAAGACGGCACAGAATATCTCTCAGTTTCCATTGCAGGACCTATGCGTTCAGCTGGTGGAACTGAATCTGCTGTAACAATGCTGATTGCAGATCATGTAAGGAAGGCAGCAGGATTAGCCAAATATCAAGCAAATTCATTTGATGATGAGACAGGCAGATTTGTAGAAGAATTAAGAATCTATGAAAGAGAAGCCAGCAGTTTTCAATTTCATATTTTAGATGAAGACATCGAACATGTAATATCTAATCTGCCTGTAGAACTAGATGGAGTAGATACTGA comes from Nitrosopumilus sp. and encodes:
- a CDS encoding AbrB/MazE/SpoVT family DNA-binding domain-containing protein — its product is MSIQDNEVLVKITSAGTISIPKQFRKYMDIQKGEYVKVILGKDRLLIRKVTIS
- a CDS encoding winged helix DNA-binding protein, producing MLVEIPEPEVILGVILAFIVGLGGLYLYYKIRPFIKNKNEVFDASQSERLEYYERQLIDMKIRLDALEIHGIEEKSEDPNIDLKQFLEKLAKSEVKEKLVEEKVTPEIEHEKPVSVPNIPSVEHSNPTNYVLQLITNKAMTSRDIQITLKRSREHTSRLMKKLFEDGYVQRNTESKPYTYSITEKGLAKVEEVQTSHSIA
- a CDS encoding geranylgeranylglyceryl/heptaprenylglyceryl phosphate synthase, whose product is MTKNKVETFLKSELKKKNALLFVLIDSEVSNLDESAKLAKDVEKIGASAILVGGSSATDQIEMAQVVKGIKKGIKIPIILFPGNVTGVVPDADAILFSSLMNSENPYFITQAQALGAPSVLKFGLEPLPTAYLVIGEGTSAWFIGAARGIPFEKPKIAAAYALAAQFLGMRFVYLEAGSGAKSNVTPEMVKTVRHAFNGFLIVGGGIKDVKTAESLVKAGADALVIGTFLEKGGSIKKLQEIAKVIQRSK